In Ammoniphilus sp. CFH 90114, the DNA window GTGACATCGAAGATTAATTGCCCACTATGCGGCAATGATTCAGTACAAAAAAGAGACGGGTCTGAGGTATACAATCTTAGTTGTCCAAGTTGCGGTGAATTCCAAATCACCCGGGATTGTTTGGATGATTTACCCGCTGAGCGGAAACTACATCCACATTTGATGAAGGTTTCTGCATTTATTAGATCGCGAAATATCAATCATGAGCCGGTAGCAACATTATTTATCTGTGATCCAAATGGCTATCCTGAGGGGTATTCGATTCAACAAATTATTGACCTATTCCCATCTATTTCAGATCGTAAGTGGAAAGTACTGAGTAATCTTCAAGGACTTTCAACATATTTTGGTCATGCAGTTTTGCTTGAGACCAAAGACTACCCTGTCTTCTACCCTGAGGTAAATCAAGAACAACCTTGCATTATGATGATGAAGATGTTGGTCGAAGAAGGTCTGGTTACTGGTGACGCAAAGATCCCTACTCATCTCACTGTAACGGCGAAAGGTGTATCCCAAATTGAGGCTCACGCTTCTGCTACAGCACCTGTAGCACCTGCAACACTAGTCATTGAGCCGCCGACTCCTGTTGCTCAACCTAGTAAGCTGGAGGGGCTTCATCCAAGAGTGTTGGAGGTCGCCCAAAGTCTTTACCAAGATGGGCACTTCCGTTCGGCTGTCCTCGATACGTATGTAGCGTTGGATAATGATGTTCAAAGGAAAAGCTGTCTTGCCACTACAGGTAAACCTTTAATGGACAGTGCATTTTCTAAAAATAGTCCTGTTCTGAAATTAAGTGATGCTCCAGATGCCCAATTAGGTGCAATGTTACTTTTTTCGGGAGGAGCTATGGGAGTCAGGAACGTCTTAGCGCATGATCAAAGGGCAAATCCGTCAGAACAGGAAGCATTAGAGTTACTTTACTTCGCATCAACTCTGTTCAGGAGACTCGACCTTGCGGTGAATGTTAATGCAGAGCAACTTATGGGGCAAATATCACAGCTTACGTTCGCCCTAACAGGTAATGAATCCTCTACGGACAGCGCAAAACTTAAGGCGTTCCTAGCTCCTTCGAGAGAGTTTGTTGACGGCGAATTGCACAGGGTCTGTTTCCGTAAGATCCTTGAAATAATTAGAAGCGGATATTTCAATGACCAAAATGCAGGTATTGGTTTGTTGTTGGAGTGGAATGCACCAATCTTTGACCACATCACCTATGACGACCATATCAATTTGATCTGCTCCATTTATAAGGCAGCAGGATATTCGTACCCGTCCCGAGCTGCTCAGTCATTAATAAGGGAAGGCTTTACGCCAATGATAACGAGCCTTAAGCTGTTTCAGGAGCGTCTGCTGTCTAGCGATGAGGTATTTCATGAGTTATTGGAGAAGATTTGGTGGAAGGAAGCCTTCTTC includes these proteins:
- a CDS encoding TIGR02391 family protein, giving the protein MSIRAFGAGVKSSTGEYLQVPLLMNFMFGVIDVTSKINCPLCGNDSVQKRDGSEVYNLSCPSCGEFQITRDCLDDLPAERKLHPHLMKVSAFIRSRNINHEPVATLFICDPNGYPEGYSIQQIIDLFPSISDRKWKVLSNLQGLSTYFGHAVLLETKDYPVFYPEVNQEQPCIMMMKMLVEEGLVTGDAKIPTHLTVTAKGVSQIEAHASATAPVAPATLVIEPPTPVAQPSKLEGLHPRVLEVAQSLYQDGHFRSAVLDTYVALDNDVQRKSCLATTGKPLMDSAFSKNSPVLKLSDAPDAQLGAMLLFSGGAMGVRNVLAHDQRANPSEQEALELLYFASTLFRRLDLAVNVNAEQLMGQISQLTFALTGNESSTDSAKLKAFLAPSREFVDGELHRVCFRKILEIIRSGYFNDQNAGIGLLLEWNAPIFDHITYDDHINLICSIYKAAGYSYPSRAAQSLIREGFTPMITSLKLFQERLLSSDEVFHELLEKIWWKEAFFKLIAYYADLEFMVTFLNKVVDKEIVLGRIYLETLSDKLNRAGREGLEDLTDKIYKMNEELNR